In Urechidicola croceus, a single window of DNA contains:
- a CDS encoding type II toxin-antitoxin system RelE/ParE family toxin, whose protein sequence is MAKYKLTNKAVEDLSKIWDYTFEVWSENQADKYYEILISTCQDIADNPDLGKNYDGITQSLFGMKTNRHIIFYRTLNENYIEITRILHERMDLKKRISE, encoded by the coding sequence ATGGCGAAATATAAATTGACCAATAAGGCGGTTGAAGATTTATCGAAAATTTGGGATTATACTTTCGAGGTTTGGTCTGAGAATCAAGCCGACAAATATTATGAAATATTGATTTCAACTTGTCAAGATATTGCAGATAATCCAGATTTAGGAAAAAACTATGACGGAATTACACAAAGTCTATTCGGTATGAAAACGAATCGACATATCATTTTCTACCGAACGTTAAATGAAAATTATATTGAAATTACCAGAATTTTACACGAACGAATGGATTTAAAAAAGAGAATATCCGAATAA
- a CDS encoding type II toxin-antitoxin system ParD family antitoxin: MNKNTSISLGNYFDQFVQSRIREGRFKNVSEVIRAGLRLLEEEESKVIALRNAIQEGIDSGIAEDFDPKKHLESLKAKKHSNGEI, encoded by the coding sequence ATGAACAAAAACACATCAATATCACTTGGAAATTATTTTGATCAATTCGTTCAAAGTAGAATAAGAGAAGGTCGATTTAAAAATGTTAGTGAAGTTATAAGAGCAGGATTAAGACTTTTAGAGGAAGAGGAAAGTAAAGTAATTGCATTGAGAAACGCAATTCAGGAGGGAATTGATAGCGGAATTGCTGAAGATTTTGACCCGAAAAAACATCTTGAATCTCTAAAGGCGAAAAAACACTCAAATGGCGAAATATAA
- a CDS encoding cation transporter: MNKTIFEITKMDCPSEENLIRMKLDGISSIANLDFDIPNRKLTVFHSGEIDQIEKSVIELNLGGKKISTEKTDQTEFKENENQKKLLWSVLIINFAFFIIEMTTGIISKSMGLVADSLDMLADSFVYGISLFAVGGTVIKKKRIAKLAGYFQIILAIIGFVEVLRRFFGNEKLPDFSTMIIVSIFALIANGICLYILQKSKSKEEAHMKASMIFTSNDVIINLGVIIAGILVHYLSSNKPDLIIGTIVFALVIQGAFRILKLSK; this comes from the coding sequence GTGAATAAAACGATATTTGAAATTACCAAAATGGATTGTCCTTCAGAGGAAAATCTTATCCGAATGAAATTGGACGGAATTTCAAGCATTGCGAATTTGGACTTTGATATTCCTAATCGAAAATTGACCGTTTTTCACAGCGGAGAAATTGACCAAATCGAAAAGTCCGTTATCGAATTGAATTTAGGTGGAAAGAAAATCTCAACGGAAAAAACCGACCAAACGGAATTTAAAGAAAACGAAAATCAAAAAAAACTTCTTTGGTCTGTACTTATCATAAATTTTGCGTTTTTCATAATCGAAATGACAACAGGAATTATCTCAAAATCTATGGGACTTGTTGCCGATAGTTTAGATATGCTTGCGGACAGTTTTGTGTACGGAATTAGTTTGTTTGCGGTTGGCGGAACAGTAATAAAGAAAAAACGGATTGCCAAACTTGCTGGATATTTTCAAATAATACTTGCGATTATTGGATTTGTAGAAGTCTTGAGAAGATTTTTCGGAAACGAGAAACTTCCCGATTTTTCGACAATGATTATTGTTTCGATTTTTGCACTTATCGCAAACGGAATTTGTCTTTATATTTTGCAAAAGTCAAAGAGCAAAGAAGAAGCACATATGAAAGCGAGTATGATTTTTACTTCGAATGACGTGATTATCAATTTGGGTGTAATAATTGCAGGAATTTTAGTGCATTATTTGAGTTCTAATAAACCTGATTTGATTATCGGAACAATTGTTTTTGCATTGGTAATTCAAGGAGCATTTCGGATTTTGAAATTAAGTAAGTGA
- a CDS encoding helix-turn-helix domain-containing protein: METKSWKDIKDTVYGKKGTERRDELDRDFESFKIGLLLRNAREEKNMTQEQLGELIDKKRTYISRVENNGSNLTLKTLFDIVEKGLGGKVNISIEV; encoded by the coding sequence ATGGAAACTAAAAGCTGGAAAGACATAAAAGACACGGTTTACGGAAAAAAAGGAACTGAACGCAGAGACGAACTCGACAGAGATTTTGAATCTTTTAAAATCGGTTTGCTTTTACGAAATGCACGTGAGGAAAAAAATATGACTCAAGAACAACTTGGAGAATTAATTGACAAAAAGCGAACTTATATTTCTCGTGTGGAAAATAATGGGAGTAATCTGACTTTAAAAACATTATTTGACATCGTTGAAAAAGGACTTGGCGGAAAAGTTAATATCTCAATCGAAGTATAA
- a CDS encoding type II toxin-antitoxin system RelE/ParE family toxin, whose amino-acid sequence MERVRQVIQYKNYFEEFLLAQPKKVQDKIFKVIEIIETYQHVPKTYLAPMKSHKGLFEARIKLGSNIWRVFCFFDKGKLVILLNGFTKKTQKTPKKEIDKAVRLMKEYYEEKNKGNGN is encoded by the coding sequence ATGGAAAGAGTTAGGCAAGTAATACAATACAAAAATTATTTCGAGGAGTTTCTACTTGCTCAACCGAAAAAGGTTCAGGACAAAATATTTAAGGTCATTGAAATAATCGAAACTTATCAGCACGTGCCGAAAACATATTTGGCACCTATGAAAAGTCACAAAGGATTATTTGAGGCTCGAATTAAATTAGGTTCGAATATTTGGCGAGTTTTTTGCTTCTTTGATAAAGGTAAATTAGTTATACTCTTAAACGGATTTACTAAAAAGACGCAGAAAACACCGAAAAAAGAAATCGACAAAGCTGTTCGATTAATGAAAGAGTATTACGAAGAAAAAAACAAAGGCAATGGAAACTAA
- a CDS encoding IS3 family transposase — protein MSKQAFYKRLKAQQKQQIDHQKLIKMVKDYRKKVGSKTGGIKLHTELKQDFVNANIKIGRDKFYRFLRLNNLLIPKTKNYITTTNSNHMYKKYKNLVKDHVPTRPEQLWVSDITYIKTQYGHNYLAIVTDAYSKQIMGYKLDNHMRTSLCTDALAMAIKNRKYPNQKLIHHSDRGFQYCNPKYKAFAEDNNIIMSMTEQYDPYENAVAERINRTLKYEYGLKQTIKNTELAQKMTEQAVYIYNNLRTHFSLELRKPAEVHLNPNIKYKSYRKNKVNLPELTI, from the coding sequence ATATCTAAACAAGCCTTCTACAAAAGACTCAAAGCTCAACAAAAACAACAAATAGACCATCAAAAACTAATTAAAATGGTCAAGGACTACCGTAAAAAAGTAGGCTCGAAAACCGGTGGTATTAAGCTACACACAGAACTAAAACAAGACTTTGTAAACGCTAATATTAAGATCGGCAGAGACAAGTTCTATCGCTTCCTCAGACTAAATAATCTTTTGATTCCTAAAACTAAAAATTACATCACAACTACAAATTCAAACCATATGTACAAAAAATATAAGAACCTAGTTAAAGACCACGTTCCTACTCGACCAGAACAACTATGGGTAAGCGATATCACTTACATTAAAACACAATACGGGCATAATTATTTAGCCATTGTTACAGATGCTTATTCCAAACAGATTATGGGCTATAAACTCGATAACCATATGAGAACATCACTTTGTACCGATGCACTCGCTATGGCCATTAAAAATAGAAAATACCCCAATCAAAAGCTTATTCATCATTCGGACAGAGGTTTTCAATACTGCAATCCTAAGTATAAAGCTTTTGCTGAAGACAACAATATCATAATGAGTATGACTGAGCAATACGACCCTTATGAAAATGCTGTAGCAGAACGAATTAATAGAACCTTGAAATACGAATATGGATTAAAACAAACGATTAAAAACACAGAACTAGCTCAAAAAATGACTGAGCAAGCTGTCTATATTTATAACAATTTAAGAACGCATTTTAGCCTGGAATTAAGAAAACCTGCAGAAGTACATTTAAATCCTAATATCAAATACAAGTCGTATCGAAAAAATAAAGTAAATTTACCTGAACTAACGATTTAA
- a CDS encoding helix-turn-helix domain-containing protein — translation MKTQNEHWRKKSYQKVTLETKLLVVDQILSGQISNNQASKKYDIPRTTISYWLRKYSTLVQQNTGMSKNDEIKKLKEKIEELEFQKDFQQDIIADMELITGVDMSKKSLPKTLAKEIELKKKQRIKENGSMDVLGYLNKPSTKDSKLNKNNK, via the coding sequence ATGAAAACACAAAATGAACACTGGCGAAAAAAAAGCTACCAAAAAGTAACTTTAGAGACGAAACTTTTAGTCGTTGACCAAATACTTAGCGGGCAGATATCCAATAACCAAGCTTCAAAAAAATATGACATTCCCAGAACAACTATTTCTTATTGGTTAAGAAAATACAGTACCTTAGTACAACAAAATACTGGTATGAGTAAAAATGATGAAATTAAAAAGCTCAAGGAAAAGATTGAAGAACTTGAGTTTCAAAAAGACTTCCAACAAGACATTATCGCTGATATGGAACTCATTACAGGCGTCGATATGTCAAAAAAGTCATTGCCCAAAACATTAGCAAAAGAGATAGAGCTAAAGAAAAAACAGCGTATAAAAGAAAATGGCTCTATGGATGTTTTGGGATATCTAAACAAGCCTTCTACAAAAGACTCAAAGCTCAACAAAAACAACAAATAG
- a CDS encoding IS3 family transposase: MSKQAFYKRIKTQQKKEIDHQKMIKMVKDYRKKVGSKTGGIKLYAELKKDFIKNDIKIGRDKFYRFLKHNNLLIPKRKNYITTTNSKHMYRKYKNLVKDHVPTRPEQLWVSDITYIKTENGHNYLALVTDAYSKQIMGYKLDKHMKTSLCTDALAMAIKNRKYPTQKLIHHSDRGFQYCNPKYTQFAESNNITMSMTEQYDPYQNAVAERINRTLKYEYGLKKTIKNTDLAQKMTEQAVNIYNNLRTHFSLNLRKPAEVHLNPDIKYKSYRKNNVTLHQISI; the protein is encoded by the coding sequence ATATCTAAACAAGCATTCTACAAAAGAATCAAAACTCAACAAAAAAAAGAAATAGATCATCAAAAAATGATTAAAATGGTCAAAGATTACCGTAAAAAAGTAGGCTCTAAAACTGGTGGAATTAAACTATATGCAGAATTAAAAAAAGACTTTATTAAAAATGATATTAAGATTGGTAGAGACAAGTTCTATCGATTTTTAAAGCACAATAACTTACTGATCCCTAAACGAAAAAACTACATCACAACTACAAACTCTAAGCATATGTACAGAAAATATAAAAACCTTGTAAAAGACCACGTCCCTACTCGACCTGAACAACTTTGGGTAAGCGATATAACTTACATTAAAACTGAAAATGGACACAACTATTTAGCATTAGTTACAGACGCATATTCTAAGCAAATAATGGGATATAAACTCGACAAACACATGAAAACATCTCTTTGCACAGATGCCCTTGCTATGGCTATTAAAAACAGAAAGTATCCCACTCAAAAACTTATTCATCATTCTGACAGAGGTTTTCAATATTGTAACCCGAAGTATACCCAATTTGCCGAAAGCAATAACATTACAATGAGTATGACTGAGCAATACGACCCTTATCAAAACGCTGTTGCTGAAAGAATTAACAGAACGCTTAAATACGAATATGGTTTGAAAAAAACTATCAAAAACACTGATTTGGCTCAAAAAATGACTGAGCAAGCTGTCAATATTTACAACAATCTTAGAACTCATTTTAGCCTAAATCTAAGAAAACCAGCCGAAGTACATTTGAATCCAGATATCAAATACAAATCTTATCGAAAAAATAATGTAACTTTACATCAAATATCCATTTAA
- a CDS encoding DNA-binding protein, with translation MNTGEKKSYQKVTLETKLLVVDQILTGHISNNLASKKYDVPRTTIAYWLRKYSTLVQQNNGMSKNDEIKKLKEKIEELEFQKDFQQDIIADMELITGVDMSKKSLPKTLAKEIELKKKQRIKENGSMDVLGYLNKHSTKESKLNKKKK, from the coding sequence ATGAACACTGGCGAAAAAAAATCCTACCAAAAAGTTACTTTAGAAACCAAACTTTTAGTCGTTGACCAAATATTAACAGGACACATCTCTAACAACCTAGCTTCCAAAAAATATGATGTTCCTAGAACAACAATTGCCTATTGGTTAAGAAAATACAGTACCTTAGTACAACAAAACAATGGTATGAGTAAAAACGATGAAATCAAAAAATTAAAGGAAAAGATTGAAGAACTTGAGTTCCAAAAAGACTTCCAACAAGACATTATTGCTGATATGGAACTTATTACAGGTGTAGATATGTCAAAAAAGTCATTACCCAAAACATTAGCAAAAGAGATAGAGCTAAAGAAAAAACAGCGTATAAAAGAAAATGGCTCTATGGATGTTTTGGGATATCTAAACAAGCATTCTACAAAAGAATCAAAACTCAACAAAAAAAAGAAATAG
- a CDS encoding T9SS type A sorting domain-containing protein: protein MNIRYLSILILILLISSCNIDKERKLTESELLELQKRHNDSIMVILDSINKVNIYVPPLFDKEIIDSTTTNKFFELAKETKGELKLLVNSELITNEIKYIIEKHSVDNSDILFLIDKTGSMEDDIANVQKGLSEIINSINKYKNIRVAIGLYGDKNSDGKDWYSFKNFETNLESAKKFIKGIKVTNGDDYPESVYDGFFQSVKENFWKSDDKRMIVLIGDAPPLEKPLSDFSMSDVITKATNDNITMNFYPIVVTPGLMDEFGVVTKPKVFEKSKLVSSFYPNPSKGKININLEKEDNYEIQIFDFNGSLVLKEKYSGNKISKELYDLPNGVYMIRIVDSELKFETIKIMLNK, encoded by the coding sequence ATGAACATTAGATATTTATCAATCCTAATTCTGATATTACTAATCTCTTCTTGCAATATTGATAAGGAAAGAAAATTAACCGAAAGTGAGCTTTTAGAATTACAAAAAAGGCACAATGATTCAATTATGGTAATTCTGGATTCAATAAATAAAGTCAATATTTATGTTCCGCCTCTATTCGACAAAGAAATAATTGACTCAACCACAACAAATAAGTTTTTTGAATTGGCAAAAGAAACAAAAGGTGAACTTAAGCTTTTAGTCAATTCAGAGTTAATTACAAATGAAATTAAATACATTATAGAAAAACATTCTGTCGACAATTCAGATATTCTATTTCTAATTGACAAAACAGGAAGTATGGAAGATGATATTGCTAATGTTCAGAAAGGACTGTCTGAAATAATAAACTCTATAAATAAGTATAAAAATATAAGAGTTGCGATTGGACTTTATGGGGATAAAAACTCGGATGGCAAAGATTGGTACTCATTCAAAAATTTTGAAACTAATTTAGAATCAGCAAAGAAATTTATCAAAGGAATTAAAGTTACAAATGGGGATGACTATCCAGAATCTGTTTATGACGGTTTCTTCCAAAGTGTAAAAGAGAACTTTTGGAAATCTGATGATAAAAGAATGATAGTGCTAATTGGAGATGCACCACCATTGGAAAAACCATTAAGTGACTTTTCAATGTCTGACGTAATTACAAAAGCTACGAATGACAATATAACTATGAATTTTTATCCAATTGTTGTTACACCTGGACTAATGGATGAATTTGGAGTTGTTACCAAGCCAAAAGTTTTTGAAAAATCTAAATTGGTAAGTTCTTTTTATCCTAATCCGTCAAAAGGAAAAATAAATATCAATCTTGAAAAAGAAGATAATTATGAAATTCAAATTTTTGATTTTAATGGTTCACTTGTTTTAAAAGAAAAATATAGCGGAAATAAAATCTCAAAAGAATTATATGACTTACCAAATGGTGTCTATATGATTAGAATAGTCGATTCTGAATTGAAATTTGAAACTATAAAAATAATGTTGAATAAATAA
- the xerA gene encoding site-specific tyrosine recombinase/integron integrase produces the protein MNNTTITSTLVLKKVIHRKNVQLLLQFPYNDFIINKIRSLKLFAWSKTHRGWYSEFSTEKVELLENTFNKEVQVILDPSIHSDISIKPKRKNRKISEENKEFIRGYVKYLKGKRYSESTVNTYFYFVADFIEYIKDKPLNELNNRDVEKFIEDVFSPKKYSISTQRQLISAIKLLVKYYPNCSIDEIKLSRPKKSRILPSILSKEEVINLLRCTKNLKHRAILAMIYSSGLRIGELINLKLSNIDIDRRQIIVQNGKNRKDRNVIMAESMIPLIMNYVQTYRPTFYFVEGEPNKKYSASSIRAFLKRSCKNAGIVKRVTPHTLRHSYATHLLENGIDIRYIQELLGHAKTETTMIYTHVSKKDLLKIESPLDLAVKQLNETDNHNKKLRLSGKY, from the coding sequence ATGAACAACACCACTATCACTTCAACTTTAGTCTTAAAAAAAGTAATTCACAGAAAAAATGTGCAACTACTTTTACAATTTCCGTATAACGATTTTATAATTAACAAAATTAGGAGTTTAAAACTTTTTGCTTGGAGTAAAACCCATAGAGGATGGTATTCAGAATTTAGTACAGAAAAAGTTGAATTACTTGAAAACACTTTTAATAAAGAGGTTCAAGTTATACTTGATCCTTCAATACATTCAGATATTTCTATAAAACCTAAAAGGAAAAACAGGAAAATTTCTGAAGAAAATAAAGAATTTATCCGAGGGTATGTAAAATATCTAAAAGGTAAACGATATAGTGAAAGTACAGTTAACACCTACTTTTATTTTGTTGCTGATTTTATTGAATACATCAAGGATAAACCTTTAAACGAGTTAAACAATAGAGATGTAGAAAAATTTATTGAAGATGTTTTTTCACCTAAAAAATATAGTATTAGTACACAACGACAATTGATAAGCGCTATAAAACTATTAGTAAAATATTATCCAAACTGTAGTATAGATGAAATAAAACTTTCAAGGCCAAAAAAAAGTAGGATTTTACCATCAATATTATCTAAAGAAGAAGTTATTAATCTTTTGAGATGTACCAAAAATTTAAAACATCGTGCAATATTAGCAATGATTTATTCATCTGGCTTGAGAATTGGAGAATTAATCAATTTAAAATTAAGCAATATAGATATAGACCGTCGACAAATTATTGTACAAAATGGTAAAAACAGAAAAGATAGAAATGTAATTATGGCGGAAAGCATGATTCCATTAATTATGAATTACGTACAAACATACAGACCTACATTTTATTTTGTTGAAGGTGAGCCTAACAAGAAATATAGTGCTTCAAGTATTCGTGCATTTTTAAAAAGATCTTGTAAAAATGCTGGAATCGTAAAAAGGGTTACACCACATACATTGAGGCACAGTTATGCTACTCATTTACTAGAAAACGGAATAGATATTCGTTATATTCAAGAGTTATTAGGACATGCAAAAACAGAAACTACGATGATTTACACACATGTTTCAAAAAAAGATTTACTAAAAATTGAAAGTCCACTTGATTTAGCAGTTAAACAATTAAACGAAACCGATAACCACAACAAAAAGTTGCGCTTATCCGGAAAATATTAA
- a CDS encoding TolB family protein codes for MKRLFFGILFFTFLVATSQTSNQMNNYGIFENQTNVGDPINKGTIDYNNETQEYTITGSGINVWGANDQFQYLYKSIQGDFILRARVKFIGDGVDPHRKIGWMIRNNLSSNSPEVHASIHGDGLTSLQYRKTNGGETEQIVESEDKMPDVVQLERRGNDYYMSTAKFGDPLITTKLEGVNLRNEVFVGLYVCSHNENVIEKAVFSNVRIIKPNASDFQPYRDYIGSYMETMNVETGLRKTLFYSAHSIQAPNWVNNDKELVYNSNGFLYRYHFENGEVQQINSGFAINNNNDHIFSFDESILGISHHNQDDEGTSSIYIMDPKGDSIPRKITHDGVGASYLHGISPDNKTMIYTANRNEKYDIYGIDIETRKEFQLTDTKDLDDGSEYSPDGKYIYFNSNRTGNMQLWRMKANGKKQEQLTFDEDFKDWFPHVSPDGKWIVFISFPPTIAFGDHPFYEHCTLRLMPTDLSSKPKIIAYIYGGQGTINVPSWSKDSKHISFVTNTNL; via the coding sequence ATGAAACGACTATTTTTTGGCATACTATTTTTTACATTTTTAGTTGCCACAAGCCAAACTTCAAATCAAATGAATAACTACGGAATTTTTGAAAACCAAACCAATGTTGGAGACCCAATTAATAAAGGAACTATAGATTATAATAATGAAACACAAGAATATACCATAACTGGATCTGGTATTAATGTTTGGGGAGCAAATGACCAATTTCAATACCTATACAAGTCTATTCAAGGTGATTTTATTTTAAGGGCACGCGTTAAATTTATTGGTGATGGTGTTGATCCTCATCGTAAAATTGGATGGATGATTCGCAATAATTTAAGTTCTAATTCTCCAGAAGTTCACGCTTCAATTCACGGTGATGGTTTAACTTCGTTACAATACCGTAAAACTAATGGTGGCGAAACTGAACAAATAGTAGAATCAGAAGATAAAATGCCTGACGTAGTTCAATTAGAACGTAGAGGAAATGACTATTACATGTCAACTGCAAAATTTGGAGATCCATTAATAACCACAAAATTGGAAGGCGTAAATTTACGAAATGAAGTTTTTGTAGGATTGTATGTATGTTCTCACAACGAAAATGTGATTGAAAAAGCTGTTTTTAGCAATGTAAGAATTATCAAACCTAATGCTTCAGATTTTCAACCGTATAGAGATTATATTGGTAGTTATATGGAAACGATGAATGTAGAAACCGGATTAAGAAAAACATTATTCTATTCGGCTCATTCTATTCAAGCGCCTAATTGGGTTAATAACGATAAAGAATTAGTATATAATTCTAATGGTTTTTTATACAGGTATCATTTTGAAAATGGTGAAGTACAACAAATCAATTCAGGATTTGCTATTAACAACAATAATGACCATATATTTTCATTTGATGAAAGTATTTTAGGTATCAGTCACCACAATCAAGATGATGAAGGAACATCTTCAATCTATATTATGGATCCTAAAGGCGATTCTATCCCTAGAAAAATAACTCATGATGGTGTTGGAGCATCTTATTTACATGGAATTTCTCCTGATAATAAAACGATGATTTATACTGCCAATCGAAATGAAAAATATGACATTTATGGTATCGACATTGAAACTCGAAAAGAATTCCAACTAACTGACACTAAAGATTTAGATGATGGCTCAGAATATTCGCCAGATGGAAAATACATCTATTTCAATTCAAACAGAACTGGGAATATGCAATTATGGCGAATGAAAGCCAATGGAAAAAAACAAGAACAACTAACCTTTGATGAAGATTTTAAAGATTGGTTTCCTCATGTTTCACCTGATGGAAAATGGATAGTGTTTATATCTTTCCCTCCTACTATTGCATTTGGTGATCATCCTTTTTACGAACATTGCACACTTCGACTTATGCCAACAGACTTAAGTAGCAAACCAAAAATAATCGCTTATATATATGGTGGTCAAGGAACCATAAATGTTCCTAGTTGGTCAAAAGACAGTAAGCATATATCATTTGTAACAAATACAAATTTGTAA